A single region of the Gemmatimonadaceae bacterium genome encodes:
- a CDS encoding sodium:solute symporter has product MTGTRFGILDLIVLVAYLAGTTLLGVWLGRNQKNSTDYFVAGRNIPWWAVMFSIVAAETSALTFISVPGLAIIGDFGFLQVCMGYVLGRVVVATVLLPRYFEGNLVTAYALLETRFGPQARRFTSIVFMATRGMADSVRVFASAIPIAIVIGPALPREYVMPAAIIVLGVLTIIYTYQGGMRAVVWTELMQAGVYATGGLAAAYIVGQAVDGGWPAILASATAENKLRVFDFYTGFDRPHTVFAGILGGAVLTMASHGADQTIVQRMLSARSLRDAQKAIIGSGIAVLVLMTLFLTVGLGLWKYYPGTTAAPDTIFPTFIFERMPHGLIGLLVASILAATMSTHSGAINSLAATTTHDIYVPLTRHKPDEAATFKAGRWFALIWGCILTFGALLFPEGRTPVVVIALSIASFTQGALLGGFALGIFVRRANQRDAITGMSVGIAVMAFVVFAKPLSAAYPALASTLGPLGSIAWPWYVLIGTTITVTAGTVSSLFGKRAAAR; this is encoded by the coding sequence GTGACCGGGACTCGGTTCGGTATCCTCGACCTGATCGTCCTCGTCGCCTATCTCGCCGGCACGACGCTGCTCGGGGTCTGGCTCGGACGCAACCAGAAGAATTCCACAGACTACTTCGTCGCCGGCCGCAACATTCCGTGGTGGGCGGTGATGTTCTCCATCGTCGCCGCCGAAACGAGCGCCCTGACGTTCATCTCGGTGCCCGGCCTCGCGATCATCGGCGACTTCGGCTTCCTGCAGGTGTGCATGGGCTACGTGCTCGGGCGCGTCGTCGTGGCGACCGTGCTCCTGCCGCGCTACTTCGAGGGCAACCTCGTCACGGCGTACGCACTGCTGGAGACGCGCTTCGGCCCGCAGGCGCGCCGTTTCACGTCCATCGTGTTCATGGCGACGCGCGGCATGGCTGACTCGGTGCGGGTCTTCGCCTCGGCCATCCCGATCGCCATCGTGATCGGCCCCGCGCTCCCGCGCGAGTACGTGATGCCGGCCGCGATCATCGTGCTCGGCGTGCTGACGATCATCTACACGTATCAGGGCGGCATGCGCGCGGTGGTCTGGACCGAGCTGATGCAGGCGGGAGTGTACGCGACGGGCGGACTGGCCGCGGCGTACATCGTGGGCCAGGCCGTGGACGGCGGCTGGCCGGCCATCCTGGCGTCGGCCACGGCCGAGAACAAGCTGCGCGTCTTCGACTTCTACACGGGCTTCGACCGGCCGCACACGGTCTTCGCGGGCATCCTTGGCGGCGCGGTGCTGACGATGGCGTCGCACGGCGCCGACCAGACGATCGTGCAGCGCATGCTGTCGGCCCGGTCGCTGCGGGACGCGCAAAAGGCGATCATCGGCAGCGGCATCGCCGTGCTCGTCCTGATGACGCTCTTCCTGACGGTCGGCCTCGGCCTGTGGAAGTACTATCCCGGCACGACGGCCGCCCCCGACACGATCTTCCCGACCTTCATCTTCGAGCGCATGCCGCACGGGCTGATCGGCCTGCTGGTGGCGTCGATCCTCGCGGCGACGATGAGCACGCACTCGGGCGCCATCAACTCGCTGGCGGCGACCACGACGCACGACATCTACGTGCCGCTCACCAGGCACAAGCCGGATGAGGCCGCAACGTTCAAGGCCGGCCGCTGGTTCGCGCTCATCTGGGGCTGCATCCTGACGTTTGGCGCCCTGCTCTTCCCCGAGGGCCGGACGCCGGTGGTGGTCATCGCGCTGTCCATCGCGTCCTTCACGCAGGGCGCGCTGCTCGGCGGGTTTGCCCTCGGCATCTTCGTGAGGCGCGCGAACCAGCGCGATGCGATCACCGGCATGTCGGTGGGCATCGCCGTGATGGCGTTCGTGGTGTTCGCGAAGCCGCTGTCGGCGGCGTATCCCGCGCTGGCCAGCACGCTCGGCCCGCTGGGCAGCATCGCGTGGCCGTGGTACGTGCTGATCGGCACGACGATCACGGTGACGGCGGGGACTGTCAGTTCGCTGTTCGGCAAGCGGGCGGCGGCGCGCTGA
- the nagB gene encoding glucosamine-6-phosphate deaminase, giving the protein MTSGTRHDATDARKARETAPAESRGPSRVSGALTALERIPTVVLDDHHQIAVQVARRIADVIRSRNAEGRDAVLGLATGSTPIGVYRELIRMHRAEGLSFRRVISFNLDEYYPMGPDNIHSYNRFMWENLFAHVDADRTKVHIPDGTVPRHKLEAWCAGYERAIRDAGGIDVQILGIGKTGHIGFNEPGSGEQSRTRLVHLDTVTRRDAAADFFGEDFVPREAITMGVASIFAAREIIIIATGEHKARVVRRAVEGPVLTEVAATFLQRHPATTFYVDAAAAGELTRIATPWLLDEVEWTLPRTLDAVTWLSRKVNRAILKLTQQDYAEHQLSSLVARHGSPGAVNGLVFNELGAKIRGKSKLPHGKKVVCFSPHPDDDVISMGGILRKLTENKNEIIVAYMTSGNIAVFDHDVRRHVDFLLRMQRDSGIGGSEVKAMARKVHAFLASKKPGDVDIPEVADIKRLIREAEAISGLETVGLPASCGRFLNLPFYQTGKVKKDPIGPADVKIVKKLLAETNPDYIFVAGDLSDPHGTHRMCKEAIDAAVAELWPGRPRGPQTHRTGEHRVSLAPEVWLYRGAWQEWPVTEATWLVPMSQEELRLKIQAIFKHQSQKDSMPFPGQDDREFWQRVEQRNKDTAAILDQLGLAEYFAMEAYVVD; this is encoded by the coding sequence ATGACGTCTGGCACCCGCCACGACGCCACAGATGCCCGGAAGGCCCGCGAGACCGCCCCGGCGGAATCTCGCGGGCCTTCGCGCGTCTCTGGCGCCCTCACTGCGCTCGAACGCATTCCCACGGTCGTCCTCGACGACCACCACCAGATTGCCGTGCAGGTGGCGCGGCGGATCGCGGATGTCATTCGCAGCCGCAACGCCGAGGGCCGCGACGCCGTGCTGGGCCTCGCGACCGGCTCGACGCCGATCGGGGTGTACCGGGAGCTGATCCGGATGCATCGCGCGGAGGGGCTCAGCTTCCGGCGGGTCATCTCGTTCAACCTGGACGAGTACTACCCGATGGGCCCGGACAACATCCACTCGTACAACCGGTTCATGTGGGAGAACCTCTTCGCCCACGTCGACGCCGATCGGACGAAGGTGCACATCCCCGACGGCACCGTGCCGCGGCACAAGCTCGAGGCGTGGTGCGCGGGGTACGAGCGGGCCATTCGCGACGCCGGCGGCATTGACGTCCAGATCCTCGGGATCGGCAAGACGGGCCACATCGGCTTCAACGAGCCGGGCTCGGGCGAGCAGAGCCGCACGCGCCTGGTGCACCTCGACACGGTGACGCGCCGCGATGCCGCCGCCGACTTCTTCGGCGAGGATTTCGTTCCGCGCGAAGCGATCACGATGGGCGTCGCGAGCATCTTCGCGGCGCGCGAGATCATCATCATCGCCACCGGCGAGCACAAGGCGCGCGTGGTGCGCCGGGCCGTCGAGGGGCCGGTGCTCACCGAGGTCGCGGCAACCTTCCTGCAGCGGCATCCGGCCACGACGTTCTACGTGGACGCGGCGGCGGCCGGGGAGCTGACGCGCATCGCCACCCCGTGGCTGCTGGACGAGGTGGAGTGGACGCTGCCGCGCACGCTCGACGCCGTGACGTGGCTGTCGCGCAAGGTGAACCGGGCGATCCTCAAGCTCACGCAGCAGGACTATGCGGAGCACCAGCTGTCGTCGCTCGTCGCGCGGCACGGCAGCCCCGGCGCCGTCAACGGCCTCGTCTTCAACGAGCTCGGCGCCAAGATTCGCGGCAAGAGCAAGCTGCCGCACGGCAAGAAGGTCGTCTGCTTCTCGCCGCATCCCGACGACGACGTGATCTCGATGGGCGGCATCCTGCGCAAGCTCACCGAGAACAAGAACGAGATCATCGTGGCGTACATGACGAGCGGCAACATCGCCGTCTTCGACCACGACGTGCGCCGCCACGTGGACTTCCTGCTGCGCATGCAGCGCGACAGCGGCATCGGCGGCTCCGAGGTGAAGGCGATGGCCCGGAAGGTGCACGCCTTCCTGGCGTCCAAGAAGCCGGGCGACGTGGACATTCCCGAGGTCGCCGACATCAAGCGGCTCATCCGCGAGGCGGAGGCGATCAGCGGCCTCGAGACGGTGGGCCTGCCCGCGTCGTGCGGACGCTTCCTTAACCTGCCGTTCTACCAGACCGGCAAGGTGAAAAAGGATCCCATCGGCCCCGCCGACGTGAAGATCGTGAAGAAGCTGCTGGCCGAGACGAACCCCGACTACATCTTCGTGGCCGGCGACCTCTCCGATCCGCACGGCACGCACCGCATGTGCAAGGAGGCCATCGACGCCGCGGTGGCGGAACTGTGGCCGGGGCGTCCCCGCGGACCGCAGACGCACCGCACGGGCGAGCATCGCGTCTCGCTGGCGCCCGAGGTCTGGCTGTACCGCGGCGCCTGGCAGGAGTGGCCGGTGACCGAGGCCACGTGGCTCGTGCCGATGTCGCAGGAAGAGCTGCGCCTGAAGATCCAGGCGATCTTCAAGCACCAGAGCCAGAAGGACTCGATGCCGTTCCCGGGGCAGGATGACCGCGAGTTCTGGCAGCGCGTGGAGCAGCGCAACAAGGACACCGCAGCGATCCTCGATCAGCTCGGCCTTGCCGAGTACTTCGCCATGGAGGCGTATGTCGTCGACTAG
- a CDS encoding CDP-alcohol phosphatidyltransferase family protein: MRRRVSPNTLTTIGTLCTCATGIAFAAGHIRTGGWILAVTAVFDLADGAVARRTNRSTVFGAFYDSTLDRVADGFLFGGLIYFFAADSWHRSMPMVVVGLLGMVSTFTVSYARSRAETLGITMKGIGMMERGERIALLAAPQALFGLALDGLVLRLVFSLLSASALVTAVQRITHVRLATQPSDDAVAAPPPATPSAPSAAEPAAEAPPS; the protein is encoded by the coding sequence GTGCGTCGGCGGGTCAGTCCCAATACGCTCACGACCATCGGCACGCTCTGCACCTGCGCCACGGGCATCGCGTTCGCCGCGGGACACATCCGCACGGGCGGCTGGATCCTGGCCGTCACCGCCGTCTTCGACCTCGCCGACGGCGCCGTCGCGCGGCGCACCAATCGCAGCACCGTCTTTGGCGCCTTCTATGACTCGACGCTCGACCGGGTGGCCGATGGCTTCCTGTTCGGCGGACTGATCTACTTCTTCGCCGCCGATTCGTGGCACCGTTCGATGCCGATGGTCGTCGTGGGCCTGCTCGGCATGGTCTCCACGTTCACAGTTTCCTACGCGCGATCCCGTGCCGAAACACTCGGGATCACGATGAAGGGCATCGGCATGATGGAGCGCGGCGAACGCATCGCCTTGCTCGCCGCGCCCCAGGCGCTCTTCGGGCTGGCGCTCGACGGGCTCGTCCTGCGACTCGTCTTCTCACTCCTGTCGGCCAGCGCGCTGGTTACGGCCGTGCAGCGCATCACCCATGTTCGTCTGGCGACGCAGCCATCGGATGACGCCGTCGCGGCGCCTCCGCCCGCGACACCCTCAGCGCCCTCGGCCGCCGAACCGGCGGCCGAAGCGCCCCCTTCCTGA
- a CDS encoding BadF/BadG/BcrA/BcrD ATPase family protein — MSYLIVGVDGGGTKTKVIVADDQGHDVATATGGGSAARPGQTTQAAEVIAQTVAEALASGGRAGEVPRVLCAGLAGAGREPERQAVREALVRLEVADLVIIEPDATIALEDAFGDGPGILLVSGTGSSCFGRSPTGQFNRCGGWGLNIGDEGSGAWIGRRALSIVAAAADGREPETALLPAVLTALELESSDGLVFWAAHADPAALAKIAGTVITVAATGDQRANSLLALAAEELVTHVRALARTLFADERAAIPVALAGGLMERGSFLRKLVETRLKSAVPGAVVRTEPVVAARGAVRMALQAAKARG; from the coding sequence ATGAGCTATCTCATTGTTGGCGTAGACGGCGGCGGCACGAAGACCAAGGTGATCGTGGCCGACGATCAGGGGCATGACGTCGCGACGGCCACCGGTGGCGGCAGCGCCGCGCGCCCGGGACAGACGACGCAAGCGGCCGAAGTGATCGCGCAGACGGTGGCCGAGGCGCTCGCCTCGGGCGGCCGGGCGGGCGAGGTGCCCCGCGTGCTGTGCGCCGGGTTGGCCGGCGCCGGACGCGAGCCCGAGCGGCAGGCGGTGCGCGAGGCGCTGGTGCGCCTCGAGGTCGCAGACCTCGTGATCATCGAACCCGATGCGACGATCGCGCTCGAAGACGCGTTCGGCGACGGGCCCGGCATCCTGCTGGTGAGCGGCACCGGATCGTCGTGCTTCGGACGCTCGCCAACCGGGCAGTTCAACCGCTGCGGCGGATGGGGCCTCAATATCGGCGACGAAGGGAGCGGCGCGTGGATCGGTCGCCGTGCGCTGAGCATCGTGGCGGCCGCCGCCGACGGGCGCGAGCCCGAGACCGCGCTGCTGCCGGCGGTGCTGACGGCGCTCGAACTGGAGAGCAGCGACGGGCTGGTCTTCTGGGCGGCGCACGCCGATCCGGCGGCGCTGGCGAAGATTGCGGGGACGGTGATTACGGTGGCCGCCACCGGCGACCAGCGCGCCAACTCGCTGCTCGCGCTCGCCGCCGAGGAACTGGTGACGCACGTGCGAGCGCTCGCACGAACGCTCTTTGCCGACGAGCGGGCCGCCATTCCCGTGGCGCTCGCCGGCGGCCTGATGGAGCGCGGTTCCTTCCTGCGCAAACTCGTGGAAACGCGCCTCAAGAGCGCCGTCCCCGGCGCCGTCGTGCGCACGGAACCCGTGGTGGCGGCCCGCGGCGCGGTGCGCATGGCCCTGCAGGCGGCGAAGGCGCGGGGCTGA
- a CDS encoding exo-beta-N-acetylmuramidase NamZ domain-containing protein has protein sequence MTVLVEDSLRLLAGRGVLWITERPDAGDGLPSPAELRDDARVRRMNVHLLAVLSPDSALSDAAWRGVNGAVIDLHDGGFAARSALTKLQRLVAIAASHKARVVVLDHPPSLGADVNDGPMWHPVAGSDVAVPVRYGLSVGEMLRVLAPTLPEDADLHVVPARGVRRSRFWGNSSKLPWSSPVSEVRSVDDLLLAASLLPLEGTALSIGRGTAYPYAQVGAPWMNPKRVLDELADRPLPGLRFTEEHFTPHAPSDGKFDGMTVPGIRIEVVDRERVQTGRLTLDLAWAVWKVHGDALRLANAASATGLGPSLALVARGADPDSLVDASLSALVAFQKKARTLQMYR, from the coding sequence ATGACCGTGCTCGTGGAAGACAGCCTGCGCCTGCTCGCCGGGCGCGGCGTGCTGTGGATCACCGAGCGTCCCGACGCGGGCGATGGCTTGCCGAGCCCGGCCGAACTGCGCGATGACGCGCGAGTCCGGCGCATGAACGTGCACCTGCTGGCCGTGCTCAGCCCGGACTCGGCCCTGAGTGACGCCGCGTGGCGCGGCGTCAACGGCGCCGTCATCGACCTGCACGATGGCGGCTTCGCGGCGCGCTCCGCCCTCACCAAGCTGCAGCGGCTCGTGGCGATTGCGGCGTCGCACAAGGCGCGCGTCGTCGTGCTCGACCACCCGCCATCGCTCGGGGCTGACGTCAACGACGGGCCGATGTGGCACCCCGTCGCGGGAAGTGATGTCGCGGTCCCCGTCCGCTACGGCCTGTCCGTCGGTGAGATGCTGCGGGTGCTGGCGCCGACCCTGCCCGAGGACGCCGACCTGCACGTGGTGCCGGCGCGGGGCGTGCGGCGTTCCAGGTTCTGGGGGAACAGCAGCAAGCTCCCGTGGTCGTCGCCGGTCAGCGAAGTGCGGTCGGTGGACGACCTGCTGCTCGCGGCGTCGCTGCTCCCGCTCGAAGGGACGGCGCTCTCCATCGGCCGCGGCACGGCGTATCCGTACGCGCAGGTCGGCGCCCCGTGGATGAATCCCAAGCGCGTCCTCGACGAACTCGCCGACCGGCCGCTCCCCGGCCTGCGGTTTACCGAGGAGCATTTCACGCCGCACGCGCCATCCGACGGCAAATTCGACGGAATGACGGTGCCGGGGATCCGCATCGAGGTGGTGGACCGGGAGCGCGTGCAGACAGGCCGCCTCACGCTCGATCTTGCCTGGGCCGTCTGGAAGGTGCACGGAGACGCGCTGCGCCTCGCGAACGCGGCCAGCGCGACCGGGCTCGGCCCGTCCCTCGCCCTGGTCGCGCGCGGCGCCGACCCCGACTCGCTCGTCGATGCGAGCCTCTCGGCGCTCGTCGCATTCCAGAAGAAGGCCCGCACGCTGCAGATGTATCGGTGA
- a CDS encoding inositol-3-phosphate synthase — MTTVPATIRPATGKLGILTPGLGAVATTFIAGVESIRRGLSKPIGSLTQMATIRLGQRTAKRSPLIKDFVPLAGLEDIVFGAWDPIPDDAYASAKNAGVLEDRHLEPLKDFLQAIKPMPAVFDQHYVTRIHGTHIKKGPTKRDLAEQLRQDIRDFKAKHGCDRLVAVWCGSTEIYIEPSAVHATIEAFEKGMAENHPDIAPSMLYAWACLMEGVPYNNGAPNLAVDTQALQALALREGVPISGKDFKTGQTWMKTVIAPALKARMLGLEGWYSTNILGNRDGEVLDDPASFKTKEASKLSVLHTILQPETYPDLYAGFSHVVRINYYPPRGDNKEGWDNIDIVGWMGYPMQIKVNFLCRDSILAAPIVLDLALFSDLARRAGMKGIQEWLSFYYKSPMAAAGLHPEHDLFIQQTKLKNTLRHLMGEEQITHLGLEYYP; from the coding sequence GTGACCACTGTTCCCGCGACCATCCGCCCGGCCACTGGCAAGCTCGGCATCCTCACCCCCGGACTCGGCGCCGTTGCCACCACCTTCATCGCCGGCGTCGAGAGCATTCGACGCGGCCTCAGCAAGCCCATCGGCTCGCTGACGCAGATGGCGACCATCCGGCTGGGCCAGCGCACCGCGAAGCGTTCGCCGCTCATCAAGGATTTCGTGCCGCTGGCCGGGCTCGAAGACATCGTCTTCGGCGCCTGGGATCCCATCCCCGACGATGCGTACGCCTCGGCCAAGAATGCCGGCGTGCTGGAGGACCGCCATCTCGAGCCGTTGAAGGACTTCCTGCAGGCCATCAAGCCGATGCCGGCCGTCTTTGACCAGCACTACGTCACGCGCATCCACGGCACGCACATCAAGAAGGGACCCACCAAGCGCGACCTGGCCGAGCAGCTGCGGCAGGACATCCGGGACTTCAAGGCGAAGCACGGCTGCGACCGCCTGGTCGCCGTCTGGTGCGGCTCGACGGAGATCTACATCGAGCCATCCGCCGTGCACGCCACCATCGAGGCGTTCGAGAAGGGGATGGCAGAGAACCATCCCGACATCGCGCCGTCCATGCTGTACGCGTGGGCCTGCCTGATGGAAGGCGTGCCGTACAACAACGGCGCACCCAACCTGGCGGTGGACACGCAGGCCCTGCAGGCGCTGGCGCTGCGCGAGGGCGTCCCGATCTCCGGCAAGGACTTCAAGACCGGCCAGACCTGGATGAAGACGGTGATCGCGCCGGCGCTCAAGGCGCGCATGCTCGGTCTCGAGGGCTGGTACTCGACGAACATCCTTGGCAACCGCGACGGCGAGGTGCTCGACGATCCGGCGTCGTTCAAGACGAAGGAAGCGTCGAAGCTCAGCGTGCTGCACACCATCCTGCAGCCTGAGACCTATCCCGACCTGTACGCCGGCTTCTCGCACGTCGTGCGCATCAACTACTACCCGCCCCGCGGCGACAACAAGGAAGGCTGGGACAACATCGACATCGTCGGGTGGATGGGCTACCCGATGCAGATCAAGGTGAACTTCCTCTGCCGCGACTCGATTCTCGCGGCCCCGATCGTCCTCGACCTGGCCCTCTTCAGCGACCTCGCCCGGCGCGCGGGGATGAAGGGGATTCAGGAATGGTTAAGCTTCTATTACAAGTCGCCGATGGCCGCTGCGGGCCTGCACCCGGAACACGATCTTTTCATCCAGCAGACCAAGTTGAAGAACACGCTCCGCCACCTGATGGGGGAGGAGCAGATCACTCACCTGGGGCTGGAGTACTATCCATGA
- a CDS encoding iron-sulfur cluster assembly accessory protein yields the protein MSTMNAPEIALSISANASAEVKKFMAAEGVSPDVGGLRVSVQPGGCSGFKYSLLIEDQAADDDTVLPQDGYRVFVDPFSMQYLNGVAIDYVTSMQGSGFTFKNPNATGGCGCGSSFSA from the coding sequence ATGAGCACGATGAACGCCCCCGAAATCGCCCTGTCGATTTCTGCCAACGCCAGCGCCGAGGTCAAGAAGTTCATGGCGGCTGAAGGCGTGTCGCCCGACGTGGGCGGCCTCCGCGTGAGCGTGCAGCCGGGTGGCTGCTCGGGGTTCAAATACAGCTTGCTGATCGAGGATCAGGCCGCGGACGACGACACGGTGCTGCCGCAGGATGGCTACCGCGTCTTCGTCGACCCGTTCTCGATGCAATATCTCAACGGCGTCGCGATCGACTACGTGACGTCCATGCAGGGGTCGGGCTTCACCTTCAAGAACCCCAATGCAACCGGCGGTTGTGGTTGCGGCAGTTCGTTCTCGGCATAA
- a CDS encoding glycoside hydrolase family 3 N-terminal domain-containing protein, whose translation MHARRLASLVAFAALAAASCGRFRPSATVSPDVTRPTAPKFTPSLTAPLNDAARTWIEQTLARLTLREKVGQMTSAWVLGDYTSTSDPSYVEVRRWVEQDGVGGITMSLGTPIEVAAKLNDLQRLARIPMLVHSDLEPNLGRLEGGIFAPYTYGAGSATVIPANMAIGATGDTSLARRAGEIIGREAMAVGINTVFAPTVDVNNNPANPVINTRSFGEDPAAVAAMSAAFVHGVQSAGAVATAKHFPGHGDTDTDSHLALPVVKSTRARLDQVELMPFRAAIAAGVQAIMSAHIALPAIGQDNAPATLRKDVITGLLRDTLGFTGVAYTDALSMEGIGGGYTVEKSAVAAVKAGADVLLKPTDIRRAIDAVVAAVESGEIPMARIDASVRRLLEMKLRVGVIQQPFVSLETLRDSVGAAAHRKFASEIAERAITLVRDRGALVPMARGEPTLILTYAPEQDIAAGRAFSATLRGALGSGTRVQRVGARTPRSELDSLGAGMRRVVFSTHGRTIEGEGKLAIAPQVAQWLDSVAAVAPVVMVSHGNPYVIRQFENVGTYAMAFGTGVTMENASALAIAGRRPISGRSPISLPGFYARGDGIPRVLPFSAEALPTVMKDSLQHLLDRAVRDSAFPGAIAVVGRRDRVLATVSAGHLDWKESPAPDDRTLWDMASLTKVTATTSSIMTLVDAGKVDINAPVQKYLPDWQGPNKEKVLIRHLLTHSSGLPSWRPLYKEATSAEQAMQMVFQTALDTLPGARMLYSDLNFILLGQVVQRLSGQRLDAYASEHVFGPLKMTDTQFNPDRSLLARIAPTEVDPWRQRHIRGEVHDENAFVLGGVSGHAGLFSTAHDVTRLCQAYLNGGTLDGARIWTPETIRLFTTVQDSTFSNRALGWETPNGVNSAGRVMRRPAFGHTGFTGTSIWVDPANDLFVVLLTNRVNPTRQNARIGGVRQGVADMAEALASAARLP comes from the coding sequence ATGCACGCTCGTCGTCTCGCCTCGCTAGTGGCATTTGCCGCGCTCGCCGCGGCTTCGTGTGGCCGATTCCGTCCCTCGGCCACGGTCTCCCCAGATGTAACCCGTCCGACGGCGCCGAAGTTCACGCCCTCGCTGACCGCGCCGCTGAACGATGCCGCGCGGACGTGGATCGAGCAAACCCTGGCCCGTCTCACCCTGCGCGAGAAGGTCGGCCAGATGACCTCGGCCTGGGTGCTGGGCGACTACACCAGCACCTCGGACCCGAGCTATGTGGAGGTGCGCCGGTGGGTGGAGCAGGATGGCGTTGGCGGCATCACCATGTCGCTGGGCACCCCGATCGAGGTGGCGGCCAAGCTCAACGACCTGCAGCGGCTCGCGCGCATCCCGATGCTCGTGCACTCGGATCTCGAGCCGAACCTCGGCCGACTCGAGGGCGGCATCTTCGCGCCATACACGTACGGCGCGGGCTCGGCGACGGTCATTCCCGCCAACATGGCGATTGGGGCCACCGGCGACACGTCGCTCGCCCGGCGCGCCGGGGAGATCATCGGCCGCGAGGCGATGGCCGTGGGCATCAACACCGTCTTCGCGCCGACGGTGGACGTGAACAACAACCCCGCCAATCCGGTGATCAACACCCGCTCGTTCGGCGAGGATCCGGCGGCGGTCGCCGCCATGTCCGCCGCCTTCGTGCACGGGGTGCAGAGTGCCGGGGCGGTGGCGACCGCCAAGCACTTCCCGGGGCACGGCGACACCGACACCGACTCGCACCTCGCGCTGCCGGTCGTGAAGAGCACACGGGCGCGGCTGGACCAGGTGGAGCTGATGCCGTTCCGCGCGGCGATTGCCGCGGGCGTCCAGGCCATCATGTCGGCGCACATCGCGCTCCCGGCGATCGGTCAGGACAACGCGCCGGCGACGCTCCGGAAGGACGTCATCACCGGGCTGCTGCGCGACACCCTCGGCTTCACGGGCGTCGCGTACACCGACGCCCTGTCGATGGAGGGCATCGGCGGCGGCTACACGGTGGAGAAGAGCGCGGTGGCGGCCGTGAAGGCCGGGGCGGACGTTTTGCTCAAGCCAACCGACATCCGGCGCGCAATCGACGCCGTGGTGGCCGCGGTGGAGAGCGGCGAGATCCCGATGGCCCGCATCGACGCGTCGGTGCGCCGCCTGCTTGAGATGAAACTGCGCGTCGGCGTGATCCAGCAGCCGTTCGTCTCGCTCGAGACGCTGCGCGACTCCGTCGGGGCCGCTGCGCACCGCAAGTTCGCGTCGGAGATCGCCGAGCGCGCCATCACCCTGGTGCGTGACCGCGGGGCCCTGGTGCCGATGGCACGCGGCGAACCGACGCTCATCCTCACCTACGCCCCGGAGCAGGACATCGCGGCGGGCCGCGCGTTCTCCGCCACGCTGCGCGGCGCGCTGGGGAGCGGCACGCGCGTCCAGCGCGTCGGCGCGCGCACCCCGCGCAGCGAGCTGGACTCGCTGGGCGCCGGGATGCGGCGCGTGGTCTTCAGCACGCACGGCCGGACGATCGAAGGAGAGGGCAAGCTTGCCATCGCGCCGCAGGTGGCGCAGTGGCTCGATTCCGTGGCCGCCGTCGCGCCGGTGGTGATGGTGTCGCACGGCAATCCGTACGTGATCCGCCAGTTCGAGAACGTCGGGACCTACGCGATGGCCTTCGGCACGGGCGTCACGATGGAGAACGCCTCGGCGCTCGCCATCGCCGGCCGTCGTCCGATCAGCGGCCGTTCGCCGATCTCGCTCCCGGGCTTCTATGCGCGCGGCGACGGCATTCCGCGCGTCCTCCCCTTCTCCGCCGAAGCGCTTCCGACCGTTATGAAGGACTCGCTGCAGCACCTGCTCGATCGCGCCGTGCGCGACTCCGCCTTCCCCGGCGCGATCGCCGTCGTCGGACGGCGCGACCGCGTCCTCGCGACCGTGAGCGCCGGCCACCTCGACTGGAAGGAATCGCCGGCGCCGGATGACCGGACGCTGTGGGACATGGCGTCGCTCACGAAGGTGACCGCCACCACGTCGTCCATCATGACGCTGGTGGATGCCGGGAAGGTGGACATCAACGCTCCCGTGCAGAAATACCTTCCCGACTGGCAGGGCCCGAACAAGGAGAAGGTGCTGATCCGGCACCTCCTGACCCATTCGTCCGGCCTGCCGTCGTGGCGTCCGCTGTACAAGGAAGCGACCAGCGCCGAACAGGCGATGCAGATGGTGTTCCAGACGGCGCTCGACACGCTGCCCGGCGCGCGCATGCTGTACAGCGACCTCAACTTCATCCTGCTCGGGCAGGTGGTGCAGCGCCTGAGCGGCCAGCGGCTCGACGCGTATGCGAGCGAGCACGTGTTTGGCCCGCTCAAGATGACGGACACCCAGTTCAATCCCGACCGGTCGCTCCTCGCGCGCATCGCGCCGACCGAAGTGGACCCGTGGCGCCAGCGCCACATCCGCGGCGAGGTGCACGACGAGAACGCCTTCGTGCTGGGCGGCGTGTCGGGGCACGCGGGGCTCTTTTCCACCGCGCACGATGTCACGCGCCTGTGCCAGGCCTACCTGAACGGCGGCACGCTCGACGGCGCCCGCATCTGGACGCCGGAGACGATTCGCCTCTTCACCACGGTGCAGGATTCGACGTTCTCCAATCGCGCCCTCGGCTGGGAGACGCCAAACGGCGTCAATTCGGCCGGACGCGTGATGCGGCGCCCCGCCTTCGGCCACACGGGGTTCACGGGAACGAGCATCTGGGTGGATCCGGCGAACGACCTGTTCGTGGTGCTGCTGACGAACCGGGTGAACCCGACGCGCCAGAACGCCAGGATCGGCGGCGTGCGGCAGGGCGTGGCGGACATGGCGGAAGCGCTGGCGTCGGCGGCGCGCCTACCGTGA